The Rhodospirillaceae bacterium genome has a segment encoding these proteins:
- a CDS encoding protoheme IX farnesyltransferase, whose translation MKDYALLLKPRVMSLVVFTGLAGVYLAPGSIDFM comes from the coding sequence CTGAAAGACTACGCGCTGTTGCTAAAACCCCGGGTGATGTCGCTGGTCGTGTTTACCGGGCTCGCTGGAGTGTATCTGGCCCCTGGTAGCATCGACTTTATGA